The Oncorhynchus gorbuscha isolate QuinsamMale2020 ecotype Even-year linkage group LG04, OgorEven_v1.0, whole genome shotgun sequence genome includes the window GAAGGCAAGTGCTCTGCAGACATTATTAATAGCAGAGTTTCCCAATATTCCACCTTTTTGTGTTTAGAGAGGAGAAGTATTGAAAGGAAAGAATAACACAGAAGCCTTTGCTTTGTGATCGCTGTTGGTTACCaaggtttaatttttttaagGCCATGCATTTATACACAATCTCTCCCCACAGACCTGGATGCCAGCAATGTACAGAATGATGGGAATGTCCATGGACATAAGTATAGAAATGTCATTGCATCAACCACCCAGTTGACTAGGTACCAGACCTACATATCTACATTCTGAACTGTTCAAGTGAGCCAGTACTTACCATAGTCTCTTGTCAGATCCGGGCGGGTCAGTTTGATGAGCGCCACATGTCATCGTCACGTGGACGGGCCTGAGCATCTGAGGGCTGAGACTGCTCCCTGGCTGTTTTTGGGCAGAGCGCCGGGAGGTGGAGCTGGTGGTggacgccccccccccctcttgacCTGTGCAGGAATGGCCAGGGATTGGCCAGATGCACAGGGCATTTGGTAAGTATAATGGTTTGATAAAAGCACAACTCTAAAACCAAACAATATAAACTATTTTAGAAGCCCTGAAACCTATGGAGATAACCCGTTGGTCTGGAAATGCACAACAACCAGGAGAACTTCCTGTTGTGGATCAACGAGGATGTGTcacggatttcctcctcttcttccgaagaggagaggcgagaaggattgGAGGACCAAAATGTGGCGTGTTAGGTGTTCATCATTAATTTTAATAaagaaacactgaacactgaaacactatacaaaaacaataaacaaaataacaaccgtgaagctaatgcgaactgtgctgaaacaagcaatcaacatagacaatcacccacaaacaaacagtgcaacccaggctacctaagtatgattctcaatcagagacaactaatgacacctgcctctgattgagaaccatactaggccgaaacatagaaatcgccaaatcatagaaaatcaaacatagactgcccaccccaactcacgccctgaccatactaaataatgaatacaaaacaaaggaaataaaggtcagaacgtgacacgaGGACCACACCCGGGTCATCTAGATGGAGAAGGGCAGCAACATGAAGAGGGTGTTTGAGAGGTTCTACAGGGGACTGGAGGAGGTGAGCCCAGCAGAATCACTGATTGGATTCATTGCCTTCACCCACATGTTAACTGTGTCTTAAATGACACTTATACCTTTCATGCTTTGTTGTGTCTTTTTATGAGCTGTTGTTGACATCACCACCAGGTGACGAGGCTGAACATGGAGAATGGCTGGGAGTTCATGTGGAGTGAGAGGCTGGGTTACATCCTCACTTGCCCCTCCAACCTGGGCATTGGACTCAGGGCAACCTGCCTCGTCTTAGCAAGGTCTGGCCCTTACCACCTCACTCACCTATGGGTTGACACATGAACAACCATATGAAGAAACTGTGCTAAGGGGATCCCTGTGCTGAGCTGTCCTCAAATTCCAGGATCCTAaattctctgtttttctgtcatTTTTTTTACTGGGATGCTCGTTTTCAGAAGATGCTGGACAACCTGCTTCTGCAGAAGAGAGGTATGGACGGTGTGGACTCCGCAGCTGTGGCACAACCTGTGACATCTCTAACCTGGTCAGACTGGGTGAATCAGAGGTAAGACCTCTGGATCTCTACACCACAGAATAGAATGTAGTGACAGTGACAATCATAATATTCAGCTTTAATAGGCAGTTGTAGAGTAGGGGAAATAATAGGTTATATGTGTTTGCGTGTTCTATGTAGGTCCAGCTTGTTGTATGTAGGTCCAGCTTGTTGTATGTAGGTCCAGCTTGTTGTATGTAGGTCCAGCTTGTTGTATGTAGGTCCAGCTTGTTGTATGTAGGTCCAGCTTGTTCAGAATGCGATTGATTTAGTTAAATACCTGATTGTGTGTGagaagagactggagagagatcaGGATATCAGGATATCCGAATCCCTGCACCCATCTCACAGTTCAAGTAGAGAGAGACTGGCCTCGCAGATGCCCGAGTTGCGATTTTACATTCACAAACAATATACTTCAATAAAGCTATATAAATCCAAATCATTAACTGTGGTCCTCCTTTAATTTGAATGTATTCATATATAGCTGAAGAGTTTATAGCTGCTATTCAGGACTTTACCTAGAGAAAAAAGATGACTGCTATAGTGTGTGGTCATCCACACCCCCTCCCAAATTGGGTGCTGTGCCATTTTTTCCCCTTGCATTACTTGACATAGATCCAGAAAAACTAGATGTGTAAACCTACCTGAATAGCAGCTATAAACTCTTCAGCTATATATCAATACATTCAAATTAAACTTGGGGATTAACCAGTAATTGTTGTGTACTATACAAAATGAAGTTGTGTCCTACTGCCCTATTTTCCGAGAGGTGCTTTCATATCAAATTTAATGAGTGCCCTCCACactgtaactacagtaacagagtagcATAATCCCAAACACACAGACGCATCCGAATGATGCATGCAGAGTATGTCAGGCATTTGAATAGCATGAGGTGAAGGGTTCATTCCAGGATACAAATGGAACACAGTTCAAAATGTTTGGTTTATTTTTAAGTACAAATGTTACAATTCAATAAAAGAAGGTCAAagaacaaataaatacaaatgggTTACTGTGTGTTTTACGATAGTTGCCATAACATACAGCATAGAGACAATAAGCACACAGTGAGGCTGTCAGCTGACCGTGTTGCCGGGGCCACATTCCTCCCTGTGGACGCAAACAAAACATACCAAACAATGATATCACTACCACATAGTTACTGTTAAACATGACATTATGATGATATTGGTATGCTATTACAGTCAAAAAAACATAAATCATTGAACAACACCCATCAATAAGACCAAATAGTTCTTTCCATCTTTCTCATGAGATGATCTTTATCCATGTCCCCGAGTCCTTAACCTTTGAATCATTACCCCTGTGAATCCTTACCTCTGTGAATCCTTACCTCTGTGAATCCTTACCTCTGTGAATCCTTACCTCTGTGCTCTAACAGGACATCCCCCTCATACTGCGCCAGGCCCAAGGCATGTCTCTGCCCACTGTTCAGCTCCGCCCACTGCTTCTCTGTGACCACCCACGCCTGCTCCACATTCAGCCACGACAGCTGGACCGCACTGAATACCacctgacagacacagacacatcgtGCATCAACTAACAAAATGGGATGTGGTTTGGAGAGCATTATTTAAATAGCATTATCCAAACCAGCTCTTAAGTATCCTGAGGTGAAccagagagagactcacagcCATCTTTGTGGGGGGAATCAGGGCGATAGCTTCGGGGATGAGCCCCTCCATCTGCTCCTGTACCAGAGCAGACAGAACCATGTCCTCCAGACCcgctggacagagagagggagggagagagagacagggagagagagaggactcatgTAATGAGTGTGCGTGTGAGGGGGGTGGATTCACTGGTCACTATCAACTAACTATTCCTTATAGTTAAGGATCAAATATACTGAATATACAACAATAAAACTGTCTGAGTTTAAACCCCTGCCCCATTTGAACAACTGTACCTGCTAGTGTGCCGATCTCAGTGAAGACCTCGGGACCCCAGGTACTGACAGAGCCAAAGGCCTGAGGACTGGAGAGACGGGCGGTCAGAGCCTCCATCTGCTGCTCTGAACACGGCAGAGCCAGCTCCCTCAGGAACAGAGTAGCCATGCTGTCAGTCAAACAGGAGGAGGACTCATTAGGACTGGGTTGATGGAAGCATTATCACCAAGTGGAATCAGACAGCAAAAAATGACAGATTTTTGCCTTTTGCACTATATGCTGAGCTTTATTCACAAGGTATGTAATCTAATATTTCTGTGGTTAAAATAAAGTGTGTATTTATAATACATGACTGACCTGAGGTTGTAGGGGTCCAGTCTGTTGATCTCTGACAGTGTTAAACCACAGAGCAGGTGTCCTAGAGCAGCCACTTCTACAGCTCCGAGTTGCTCCACCTTCAACTTCTGCTTCCGCATCACACCAACAACTGCTGCTCTCATCTGAAACGATTCACAGGGTTGGAGAGTCAAACAACTTACACCAGAAGTGGGCAACCCTCCACACTACAAATATCACACGTGAGATTGGAATATGGGAGCGTCGTCACCTTTTTTGGGCTCCAGTCAGTCAGAGCCCCCAGGTAGGCCAGGACACCCAGGTCAGTCAGGTTAATGTCCTggagctctctctcccccagctcaGTGACCAGACAGCCCAGCCCCAGGACCTGCTCTGGCCTCAGACCTCTAACTGGACTGTAGGCCTGGAGGAGGGTGAAGGATAGTGCACAAAATACACAACACATTTCCACTGTCAATCTTTAGCAGGCAGTGATGAAAACCAAAACGTCCCTGATGTTCTGAAACTAACCTGCCTGAGCTTTACCCACAGTGCTTGGCGCTGCTCAGGGCTCAGTGAAGCGTCCTGACCTATGACCTCCACACACTGCCTCAACTCCTCCCCTGCCATCCGGCTCAGCTGATTGGCTGTCCATGCTGAGGGGAAGGTCCCTCTTATGTCACCACAGCTTGGGACTGGCACTGGATAGATGACATGAGACCGCAATGAGTTTAGAACCACAATGCATGATCATCAAGCTTTCCTTCAGAGCTAGTGGGTATGATACATTTATGATATAGAGAGCTGATCAATGATGACCTTTTCTCCTGCTCTGTGCTCTGACAACCCCCCGTATCAGACTGTggatcctctctctctggcccttcTGGTCCACACACTGGGACATACAGGCCTGACCCACATCACTGTTCTCCCAGCGCCACTGACCTGCCAGAACCTCCTCCACCGTGTCTGCACTCAACACCACCTGATATATGGTAGTAAAACACACACTTAGCACATCCTGCTAAAAGTACACGCATGCAATCACATACAGTACTGCAGGGCTTTAATTGTCATCACCCATGATAAAGTGATAGACATTGAAAAGGCACTTTGTGTTTCGCCCATTGGAGTCCTCACCAGTGGGATGGAGTTGATCTGTTTTGGAGAGAGAGTAAACAACAGTCTGCCAACAAGCTCCACATCACCAACCGTCCATGCCGATGCCTCTctacaataaacacacacacaccagctttcTGTTATAAATGCATACATGACGTATACCCACAGGCCCAGTGCTGCCATAACCAGCTCACAACCACCCCAGGCCTCCCACTCTACCATCTCCTAAAAGAGACCCAGTTGTCTCTCACCCCAGCAGGTCTCTCCCAGTAAGCAGAGCAGCCAAGTCCTTCAGGGTGTCCCAGGGCAGGCAGTACCCCCTCAGCTCATCCAGTTGCAGCCCCAGGGCCCCTCTGTCCACCAGCCCCAGGGTATCCCTGTCCAGGAAGGGCAACAGGGGCCCCAGGAGGTCCACAGAGGCCACCCTGAGCTCCCCCTCAGCCAGGCCCTGAGAGGTGCTCTGGAAGGACACATCAGAACACAGTTACTACAGTATAATTACTGCAGGTACGACAATATAATGACTACAGTTGACAACAAAGCACAATCCGTTTAGCTGATTATTAAATATTGTAATGCTATGCAGTACAACCCTGTATCATTATGTttggatgaattgtgtgtatgttttATTAATCAGGAGGATTTCGTGCTAATAATATCATAGTCTCTCCTCACCAGCACAGTGATGGCCTTTTCTGCTAAGGCCATCTGCTTATGACGGGGCAGCTTGAGGAAGTCCACAAAGTGCTGCTGAATGTGAGCCAGGATGGCTGTCAGTGAAGTATTAGACAGGCTCTCAATCAGGTTCACCCTGGGACAGCAGGAATAACCAGATTCATATTGTATATAGAAAGATTAAATGTTGGACCATTTCTACAATATATTTTGGAGTGAATGATATCGTACGGTAATTCTGCAGCAAACCAGGGGCTTATACCATCCAGGTCTTCCTCTGGTCTCTGCCGCAGCTCCTCTACAACGCATTTCCTCTGgtaacaaaacacaaaacatcTGAACAAACTAGTATGAAATAGGAAGCTCTGAAGAATTCCATGAATACATTTCTTGACATTTGATACGGTAGATAAAATACTATAGATAAAGAAAGATGTATCTAAATATAGATAAATaaaagggaggggtgagagagaaagaggaggggagggtgacATGAGGGATACCATGTGGGTTGCTTGTGGTTCCTCACCAGAGATGGTCTCACCCCTCCTGGCAACTCACTGACAAACTGAAGCAACTCTGAAAAATCGGTTTCATTGGTCCAAAGCTTTAGCCAATCACAGCTCATTCCACCAGCAATATGGCCCAAGTCCCTAAAGAGCAAATAGATGATTGGATGAATAAATTGTATCTGGAAGACTGCATTGCATTTGTAATCCAGGTGAAGGAAACCTAATGAaactgggtactgactgagtCTCGAGTTTTGTCATGTAATGATTTGCATGAATATCACATGATATTCAATAACACAGCACATACCCATGTCACCTAATAACATTTGACTTACTCTACAGTGTCTCTGGTAATGATTTCAGATTGATGGATCCTCTTGAAAAGTAGCTGAGCCTATACAATTCAGAAAGACAaagtgtgtaagagagagaaaacaggtggTGAAAAGAATCTAATACACCCTTGACTCTGACAAAATCTATTTAAGGTAGGCATTACTCATTTATATTCCCCCTCCAGACTATTGTACTACATCCAAACCAATTTGCTTGATGACGGCTGAGGCGTATGGGGTATTAATATCCTGAATGGCTCATCTGAAGCTTATCCAATGATTTGCAGATTAATTGGAGCCCAGGCCCACACTGGCAGCTTGGCAGCATGGCTTTCGCTCTAGAGCAACAACAGTAATGATGCTATACCATAGCCAAAGGAGTGGGTGTTTTAGTAGTGTTGTCTGTTCAGACAGAGCATAGTGGAGATGGATGTGCACCTGTTGGGGGGACCAGGGCAGGTCTCTGTACAGGCTCATATCTCTCAGGAATGTCTCTCTATCCAGAACCTCTATCAGCTCCCTCAGGGGCACAAACGGCAGGAGACATTGGAGCTGCACTGTGAAGTTCCTTGAGTTGCTGGCTAAAGCCTTTTATAAAAGCAAAGGAGTAAACAATGGAATATGTACCTGAGTAATAGTAATTGGTAATAGGTTAAGTACTGTACTTATAAGGTAGTTGATGATTGACAGCATAATTGGTTTGTTAGCATTTAAATTCTACCATCTCTTTACTGTGTCATCATCTGCTCTCAGTGTGGTAAGAAAGACAATGCAGAGCCACTGGAAATGATGAATAAAGAACCGTTTGGCAGAGAGGAGAAAGTAATCTCCCCACAGAGAAACAAGAGCACCTTACCTCCTGCAGTGCCCTGTGGAGCATGGCTCTATGGGCAGGCTTCAGGTCAGCCAGTAGAGTGCCCCAGCACTGGCAGTGAGTGGTTCCACTGATCTCAGACCAGTGTATGCCTCTGAGCACAGCAGGGGACAGGCCAGGCAGTAAGGGTTTCAGCCTGCACAGTGTATCCATGGTGAGCTGACAAGGAGAGGATCACCATGCATATATGGCCTCGTAAGGATGCACAACAAGCTGTGTAGATTAAAACATAACTGAAGAGGTCACTAATAAGCCTTTACTTACATTTGTGTCTTGTGAAATTGTGGATAATATCTGGAAAGCCTGGGGGAAGTTAAAAACAACATGTAATGTTCGCTCAGCAGAAAACAACATACCGGTAGATTCAGTGTGTAGGCATAGTCCATGCAGTGCTGACCTGTGCTGGGGAGAAGCTGGGCAGACCTGGTTGTGTTAGCAGGTCCAAGAGCTGTAGTGAGGGCAGTGACTGCAGGAAGGAAGCCCCTAGCTGGGGCAGTAGGCCCCTGAGGGTGGCCAGTGCTGGAGGAGGTAGAGTGCTGGCGTTCAGAGGCCGCACCGCCTGGACCAGCCAGAGAGACAGCTGAACATGGCAAGAGCAGGATCGACAGGGTCAGAGCCCCTCACATATGATATGGACTGTATACATATACAAATGGCATTTTTACTGATATCCTAACAGGTATGTAGGAGGAGAAAATTGTCACACTGCCACAAAATGAACTTGGAACTTTTGGAGTGCATCCCATTTTTTTAAAACTTGCAATTCTCTCTCACCTTGCCTGAATCACTGATGAGTccctcagacacacagagagctagCTGCTGCCAAAGAGCAGAGGACACAGGGGAAGCCAGCAGAAACGGACGAAGCTCCTCCGGTTTCAGGTAACAAACCAGAACTCCCAGCCTGTTGAGAAATAATGCCCTCGTATCTCTGGTCTAATACTCTGGTAACTGCACAAAGTGACACTgtggctctggtcagaactagagCACTATATGCGGAATAGGTTACAACTTGAGACAAAAGACCCTACCTCGATATGTTATCACTGGTGAAGTTCCTTTTTTTAATGAATAGAGTCCGTAGAACATGACGTCCCCTTGTTCCATCCAGACTGGTGTTTCCCAGAAACTCCACCAGGGGGCTCAGCTTGAGAAGGGACAAGATGACAGAGTAATGCCAATGCAGTACACAATACTAATTGAAAATATCAGTAGAGTAGATAAGGAATGAGATGTGTAACCTGGTCTGATGTCAGCTGCTGAAATTGGCTGACTGGGAGATGTGGGAGCATTGGGAGGATGGAGCTGAGGAAATATGGTGGCCAGGAAGGGACATCTCCCACCACACTGGACTGCAGGAGCCTCTTCACAAATGCCTGTTTCTGTGGAGACTTCATCTCTGTGCTGTGGTCACGGATCGCCATCAACCTATGATACAACACAGAACCAGTCAACACGATTACCTTTGACCTTTGACATAAAATGGCAGCTCAGGTCTAGTAACTCACACACTGGTGTTGACCATCAGGGAGGTGGGGAAGCTCATGATGTCAGAGACGGACATGAAAGGTATGAACTGTGATAGGTCGACgaagaggtcaggggtcacacgAGGGAACTTGTGGATGAAGGCGGACGTCATGGTCTCCATGGCCTGCAGTTCTCTCTGAGAGGACTG containing:
- the LOC124033477 gene encoding stereocilin, encoding MAVFRVMRITLLVVLLGNTSTRSSASRKEDQREPIFKELVSIWRKGGGWYPSKEPASLERTQDQQVHSVVRSIMGSLKTLGLLPSKSMGLPSLQKPVDRHRLSGFLYNISMYLQEMGAELEERQLVSDEEQLWEKVLQSFIQSEGGAALNQWDTREPPRPSVRLQDWFLSLRGSPHWDGLLGLLQSLMSLSERQPHRPLLDFLSQNWRTVSALLEVALQALVSGTYGQASAGLQGFICALRGRNECAFSVSWLTQFLRFMETRNWKPVVNLHPAGMGANQRRGSAAFGRLKPFSMPPKALREEGLSGNATQGDVEDRRDMGGDLDSLQTLLLQALSHSDGGQRAGQLAEQNPALLQGLDGLRRGFLHRVGSSVYGNLRRKVSRVTMALLDDVSSVVDVTQTKHKGRCSVGDLRQLILWGIRHNVTWNAQALGFNSQGPPSTPPFLSCPAIEGESGDPRPPPRPSRPRPALSPRRAPKQKKPPTSTPVPRRSRLLKPQSEAVEVGHSHLREMGYFASAEILEAACNASIPGLTGVSNFTVFLYCNLFDGDDGSVNPEVGQVGPDLHATCSDAAWYLSAAEDDFLWVHVCSEFFAHQFNNTVCANSSFWLQRAHQAAEMKDYHYFNPSSIGDLCVQLSGEVVEGGGIPGPDEACLAQLGTRSLSAQDFRRCFLPNTSALVSALCGSESPEAHPSHPSLPEGSWAAEYCSRLHNSSHPESIEDTCNYRKWSLQHFTNATLLELCGSTEGLREYVCSNATLYRRLLSAYPQFSDLCVDLDVEQEDRKCFLQWFFDMLPAPYDFDTSQLCVSPAPLLLEALHRLSVCEVDGGERGGWVGAVGYVLRVLDFVVGLSAGLDEGEGEVRQGLGQAILLSSLLDNTSFWATLRPDASLSVLQTVGLFLRREQSAAIKEDLLSCFSPVLWDLIEREDNSSALRVLMQEYLQMPRESIRTLVMSAEKDAVKRFLSHMHQSWDQLHVETTQSSQRELQAMETMTSAFIHKFPRVTPDLFVDLSQFIPFMSVSDIMSFPTSLMVNTSVLMAIRDHSTEMKSPQKQAFVKRLLQSSVVGDVPSWPPYFLSSILPMLPHLPVSQFQQLTSDQLSPLVEFLGNTSLDGTRGRHVLRTLFIKKRNFTSDNISRLGVLVCYLKPEELRPFLLASPVSSALWQQLALCVSEGLISDSGKLSLWLVQAVRPLNASTLPPPALATLRGLLPQLGASFLQSLPSLQLLDLLTQPGLPSFSPAQAFQILSTISQDTNLTMDTLCRLKPLLPGLSPAVLRGIHWSEISGTTHCQCWGTLLADLKPAHRAMLHRALQEALASNSRNFTVQLQCLLPFVPLRELIEVLDRETFLRDMSLYRDLPWSPQQAQLLFKRIHQSEIITRDTVEDLGHIAGGMSCDWLKLWTNETDFSELLQFVSELPGGVRPSLRKCVVEELRQRPEEDLDGISPWFAAELPVNLIESLSNTSLTAILAHIQQHFVDFLKLPRHKQMALAEKAITVLSTSQGLAEGELRVASVDLLGPLLPFLDRDTLGLVDRGALGLQLDELRGYCLPWDTLKDLAALLTGRDLLGEASAWTVGDVELVGRLLFTLSPKQINSIPLVVLSADTVEEVLAGQWRWENSDVGQACMSQCVDQKGQRERIHSLIRGVVRAQSRRKVPVPSCGDIRGTFPSAWTANQLSRMAGEELRQCVEVIGQDASLSPEQRQALWVKLRQAYSPVRGLRPEQVLGLGCLVTELGERELQDINLTDLGVLAYLGALTDWSPKKMRAAVVGVMRKQKLKVEQLGAVEVAALGHLLCGLTLSEINRLDPYNLSMATLFLRELALPCSEQQMEALTARLSSPQAFGSVSTWGPEVFTEIGTLAAGLEDMVLSALVQEQMEGLIPEAIALIPPTKMAVVFSAVQLSWLNVEQAWVVTEKQWAELNSGQRHALGLAQYEGDVLLEHRGRNVAPATRSADSLTVCLLSLCCMLWQLS